TACAACTTCACAGGGCACTAAAATACGGTTGCTTGGTGTGAATACACCTGAGATAAAACCGAAAGAACCGGGTGGCAAAGAGGCAAAAGATTTTACGAGAGAGATGGTTGGTGGGCAGGATGTAGATATAGTGGTAATGAACGCTTATCAGAAGGATAAATACGGCAGGACACTTGCGCTTATTTTTGTAGACGATAAATGTCTCAACTGGGAACTGCTGAAAAGCAAATTAGCAGAGCCGATGGTGTTCCCGCAGGCGACGATATTAAAGCGTGATATGTGGGAAAGCGGGAACTATAACATAAGAACACAAGAACATATGAACACAAGAACGCCTTCAGGTTATTCTGGTTGGGCGAGATTGACAAAGCCGAAAGAGGAAGTGAAAGAAACCGTCGCTGTTTCCACTCAACCATCGGTTTCTACGCTGACAGCAAGGGCAGTTTTAACTCAACCTGTTCAACAACCACTAACTCAACAAACGCAACAAACCCAACAAACCCAAGAAGCAGTCGTAATGGCATTCGGTGGTAAGCAAATAATTCCCAAGTCCGTTGCTGTTGAACCAAAAAAAGAGGAAAAACCGAAACCACCTGCGCCCAAAGTTGTCGTTGGTAATGTTTTAATAGAGCCTGGCAGAACATACCGACTGCGTCTAATTACATCGGGTCAGGGTCAGTATGTTTTGGAAGTAGTAGCAGGAGAATAAATGAAAAAGCAAAGGATTATAGCGGTGCTTAATAAACTTGACGATGTAATTTTTACGCTAAAAAGAATGGGCTGGATAGTAATTGATGAAATGACTGTCGGTGAAATCAAAAGGTTGTTATTAAAGCAATTAGGCGAGAGTGTGTATAAAAGGCAGAGGCGATGAGAACACCACATCCGAGATTTATATTTGGTAGAGAAACCGAGATAGAAAAGATACGGAAACTCATAAATGATGAGGTTACATTTCTTTTATTCGCAGAAACAGGTGTAGGCAAGACACACCTTATCAGGCATACTGTTAAGCCATTTTTAGATGGTAAATCCGAAAAGATTTTTGGGACAGACAGAGATGGCAAATTAAAGGGCAGATGCTATTATGATATTTCATCGCTTCGTATAGCGACAGAGTCAAGAAAAGTTTTCAACAATTTAGAAAGATACCTGACCACTACTTACAGCATCCCTGTTTTACCAGAGAATATGAG
The genomic region above belongs to Elusimicrobiota bacterium and contains:
- a CDS encoding thermonuclease family protein — its product is MIKKFLVLLISIFPYFYIPCLYAVITESNHPYIDWYVPHKTGIAHIDSNYDGDTLTTSQGTKIRLLGVNTPEIKPKEPGGKEAKDFTREMVGGQDVDIVVMNAYQKDKYGRTLALIFVDDKCLNWELLKSKLAEPMVFPQATILKRDMWESGNYNIRTQEHMNTRTPSGYSGWARLTKPKEEVKETVAVSTQPSVSTLTARAVLTQPVQQPLTQQTQQTQQTQEAVVMAFGGKQIIPKSVAVEPKKEEKPKPPAPKVVVGNVLIEPGRTYRLRLITSGQGQYVLEVVAGE